Proteins encoded in a region of the Bactrocera tryoni isolate S06 chromosome 4, CSIRO_BtryS06_freeze2, whole genome shotgun sequence genome:
- the LOC120776029 gene encoding serine/arginine-rich splicing factor 4-like — protein sequence MTDPEANQKLLLKAVKKAYKAQKLLNEAIKRLEASSEKQKKKHKEPKHIENSSSSSSSGTSSSSSSSSSSSSSSSSSSSDTDGETFIDLMNEVGKPSKRHHGRKHHHGRRNRHGRDRSRSRSHSRGRSRDHSRGHSRGCSRGQSRGHSKTRDQELRQLSKCFRAASLQAAPSIPHGRHQQHHRHLRSHTRPEVAGRANRGSRSNSHEGHKKCEDNKRRKDKKGKEPKYIDTCSSSSSSGTSSNSSSSSSSSSSSSSSDTDGETFIDLTNEVCKPSKRHHGRKHHHEGRNRRGRDRSRSRSNSRGRSRGRSRGHSRGHSRACSRGTSRGHSRGHSKTRDQELRQLSKCFRAASLQAAPSIPHGRHQQHHRHLRSHTRPEVAGRANRRSRSNSHERHNKSDQKKQCKNKKRHSAKDQSKHEPERFQSLGYYTMVPVHYDEGRRQRRRAHSEPRH from the coding sequence ATGACTGATCCGGAggcaaatcaaaaattattgctAAAAGCGGTAAAGAAAGCATACAAAGCACAGAAATTGCTAAACGAAGCCATCAAGCGATTGGAGGCTTCAAGCgaaaagcagaagaagaagcacAAGGAGCCGAAACATATTGAAAATAGTAGCTCTAGTTCAAGTTCTGGTACAAGCTCCAGCTCCAGTTCGAGTTCTAGCTCTAGCTCGAGTTCAAGTTCCAGTTCTAGTGACACTGATGGCGAAACATTTATCGATTTGATGAACGAAGTGGGCAAACCGTCCAAGCGTCACCATGGACGTAAACACCATCATGGACGACGTAATCGTCATGGACGTGATCGTTCGCGCTCCCGTTCGCATTCTCGCGGAAGATCTCGTGATCACTCACGCGGTCATTCTCGTGGATGTTCTCGCGGACAATCACGTGGTCATTCTAAGACGCGTGATCAAGAGTTGCGTCAACTGTCGAAATGTTTTCGTGCCGCCAGCCTCCAAGCAGCTCCCTCTATTCCGCATGGTCGTCACCAGCAACACCACCGGCACTTGCGATCACATACTAGACCCGAAGTAGCTGGCAGAGCAAACAGAGGATCTCGATCTAATTCACACGAAGGTCACAAAAAATGCGAAGATAACAAAAGGCGAAAGGATAAGAAGGGCAAGGAGCCGAAATATATTGATACTTGTAGCTCTAGCTCAAGTTCTGGTACAAGCTCTAACTCCAGTTCGAGTTCTAGCTCTAGCTCAAGTTCCAGTTCTAGTGACACTGATGGCGAAACATTTATCGATTTGACGAACGAAGTTTGCAAACCTTCAAAACGTCACCATGGACGTAAGCACCATCATGAAGGACGTAATCGACGTGGACGTGATCGCTCGCGCTCTCGTTCAAATTCTCGCGGACGATCACGTGGACGCTCTCGTGGTCACTCGCGTGGTCATTCACGTGCATGTTCTCGCGGAACTTCAAGGGGACACTCACGAGGTCATTCCAAGACACGTGATCAAGAGTTGCGTCAACTGTCGAAATGTTTTCGTGCCGCCAGCCTCCAAGCAGCTCCCTCTATTCCGCATGGTCGTCACCAGCAACACCACCGGCACTTGCGATCACATACTAGACCCGAAGTAGCTGGTAGAGCAAACAGACGATCTCGCTCTAATTCACACGAACGTCACAACAAAAGCGACCAGAAGAAACAGTGTAAGAATAAGAAGCGTCACAGCGCTAAGGATCAGTCAAAACATGAGCCTGAGAGATTTCAAAGTCTCGGCTATTATACGATGGTGCCAGTTCATTACGACGAAGGGCGCAGGCAGAGACGCAGGGCACACAGTGAGCCTCGTCATTAA
- the LOC120775938 gene encoding vitellogenin-2-like — protein sequence MEAVMTEPEQACCSHEPTAFKAKKNAKDQKLLQKAVKKAYKAQKLLNEAIKRLEASSEKQKKQHQQPKHIENSSSSTSSGTSSSSSSSSSSSSSSSDTDGETFIDLTNEVGKPAKRHHGRKHHHGRRNRRGRDRSRSRSQSRGRSRGRSRGHSRGHSRGCSRGHSRGPSRGHSRGHSKTRDQELRQLVQFFRGASLQTAPPIPHGHHRRHHQRSHTRPEVAGRGNRQSRSNSHERHNNDEHKKKHKHTKRHSAKHQPRHGGAGSELGAITRNTGSNYPYYLCSQPRDRSYFPGIPAIMDQRGMMIPVYYDEARNHRRRAHSEPQR from the coding sequence ATGGAAGCTGTAATGACCGAACCGGAGCAAGCTTGCTGCAGTCACGAACCGACAGCGtttaaagcaaagaaaaatgccaaagatcaaaaattattgcaaaaagcGGTAAAGAAAGCATACAAAGCACAGAAATTGCTAAACGAAGCCATCAAGCGATTGGAGGCGTCAAGCGAAAAGCAGAAGAAGCAGCACCAGCAGCCGAAACATATTGAAAATAGTAGCTCCAGTACAAGTTCTGGTACTAGCTCTAGTTCCAGCTCGAGTTCTAGTTCGAGCTCAAGTTCTAGTGACACTGATGGCGAAACATTTATCGATTTGACGAACGAAGTGGGCAAACCTGCCAAGCGTCACCATGGACGTAAACACCATCATGGACGACGTAATCGACGTGGACGTGATCGTTCGCGCTCACGTTCGCAGTCACGCGGACGTTCCCGTGGACGCTCTCGTGGTCACTCGCGTGGTCATTCACGTGGATGTTCTCGCGGACACTCACGTGGACCTTCAAGGGGACACTCTCGTGGTCATTCCAAGACACGTGATCAAGAGTTGCGTCAACTGGTGCAGTTTTTTCGTGGCGCCAGCCTCCAAACAGCTCCCCCTATACCACATGGTCATCACCGGCGACACCACCAGCGATCACATACTAGACCCGAAGTAGCTGGTAGAGGAAACAGACAATCTCGCTCTAATTCACATGAACGTCACAACAATGACGAACATAAGAAAAAGCATAAACATACAAAGCGACACAGCGCTAAGCATCAGCCAAGACATGGTGGTGCTGGCAGTGAACTGGGTGCGATTACAAGAAACACGGGCTCTAATTATCCATATTATTTGTGTTCACAGCCGCGAGATCGTTCTTATTTTCCAGGTATACCAGCAATAATGGATCAGCGCGGCATGATGATACCAGTTTATTATGACGAAGCGCGCAACCACAGGCGGCGAGCACACAGTGAGCCTCAACGTTAA
- the LOC120773661 gene encoding glycine-rich cell wall structural protein-like, with protein MTNHANCGDCDLGADAAQTRSGERQNLRKAMKRAAKAQRRLNKAIYLANTGGEGANTSSSSSESEGEGAARRGRRSAGEGGRARFHPFHHGPWAGRHGMPGAHGPWASMRGFPPGRHMMGFPGFGAGFPGMRPHGVGPHPHHHGHGHGHGHGHHHGHGHHHRGAFGDFHSFGGHGGHCGRHGGMGGHGHGPWSGPFGRDFPHFGDMGHRSGRRERAQSVPRF; from the coding sequence ATGACAAATCACGCAAATTGTGGTGACTGTGATCTTGGCGCTGATGCGGCGCAAACAAGATCGGGTGAGCGACAAAATCTACGCAAGGCTATGAAGCGCGCTGCTAAGGCGCAGCGCCGACTTAACAAAGCAATTTATCTGGCGAATACGGGTGGAGAGGGGGCCAACACAAGCTCAAGCTCCAGTGAAAGTGAGGGCGAGGGGGCAGCACGTAGAGGACGCCGCAGTGCAGGCGAAGGCGGCAGAGCGCGTTTCCATCCCTTTCACCATGGTCCCTGGGCTGGGCGTCATGGCATGCCCGGCGCTCACGGACCGTGGGCTTCAATGCGCGGATTTCCACCAGGTAGGCATATGATGGGTTTTCCTGGTTTCGGTGCCGGTTTTCCAGGTATGCGACCGCACGGTGTGGGTCCACATCCACATCATCATGGTCATGGTCACGGTCATGGTCATGGCCATCATCATGGTCATGGTCATCATCATCGTGGTGCTTTTGGTGATTTTCATTCGTTTGGCGGACATGGTGGTCACTGTGGACGTCATGGCGGCATGGGTGGCCATGGACATGGCCCGTGGTCGGGTCCTTTTGGCAGAGATTTTCCTCACTTTGGTGATATGGGTCATCGCAGTGGACGTCGCGAGAGGGCACAAAGTGTGCCTAGATTTTGA